Proteins from a genomic interval of Drosophila melanogaster chromosome 2R:
- the CG30411 gene encoding uncharacterized protein, whose translation MLTRAWEWEWLPAMFGMFPMRLVWLVVLLCLLPGQVLLGNAASVTWGHVNKYASVLHTEDVYLTPGSPGRDVAYGLQKASDNYRITGVHVEDLGADEAEAVLTSGGIGQQFVVLRCRRLRDSEGQPERAAHLEVSIYGVDL comes from the exons ATGTTGACAAGGGCGTGGGAGTGGGAATGGTTGCCAGCGATGTTCGGGATGTTTCCGATGCGGCTGGTGtggctggtggtgctgctctGTTTGCTACCTGGGCAGGTGCTGCTCGGCAACGCCGCCTCGGTCACCTGGGGTCATGTCAACAAATACGCCAGCGTGCTGCACACCGAAGATGTTTACCTGACGCCGGGTAGCCCCGGCCGAGATGTGGCCTACGGCTTGCAG AAAGCCAGCGATAACTACCGGATTACGGGTGTGCATGTCGAAGATCTAGGCGCCGATGAAGCGGAGGCGGTGCTCACGTCTGGCGGCATTGGCCAGCAGTTTGTGGTCCTCCGCTGCCGGCGACTTCGGGACTCCGAGGGGCAGCCGGAGCGAGCGGCTCATCTCGAGGTGTCCATCTATGGAGTGGACCTGTAG